A genomic segment from Aegilops tauschii subsp. strangulata cultivar AL8/78 chromosome 1, Aet v6.0, whole genome shotgun sequence encodes:
- the LOC109734865 gene encoding GDSL esterase/lipase At1g71691, with product MAAPSTSTATVLLLVLLACGGATAQVFPRPLFPRAPWNFTFPNGPGDAAGASGTGATGGGGGGPSVPAMFVFGDSLTDNGNNNDLTSLAKANYLPYGIDFAGGPTGRFSNGYTMVDAIAELLGLPLLPSNNEASNADSDAGALQGVNYASAAAGILDNTGQNFVGRIPFNQQIKNFQTTLNQIKGKLGAGKLASSLGRSIFYVGMGSNDYLNNYLMPNYNTRNEYNGDQYSTLLVQHYTKQLTSLYNLGARRFVIAGVGSMACIPNMRARNPTNMCSPDVDELIAPFNSKVKGMVDSLNANLPRAKLIYIDNFEMISEVLRSPFNYGFSVVDRGCCGIGRNRGVITCLPFLRPCPNRNTYIFWDAFHPTERVNVLLGKAAYSGGTDLAYPMNIQQLAAWQP from the exons ATGGCGGCCCCCTCCACGTCCACGGCGACGGTGCTCCTCCTGGTGCTCCTCGCGTGCGGCGGCGCCACGGCGCAGGTGTTCCCGCGGCCGCTGTTCCCGCGCGCGCCGTGGAACTTCACGTTCCCGAACGGGCCCGGCGACGCAGCAGGGGCCAGCGGCACCggcgcgacgggcggcggcggcggcgggccgtcGGTGCCGGCCATGTTCGTGTTCGGCGACTCCCTGACGGACAACGGCAACAACAACGACCTCACGTCGCTGGCCAAGGCCAACTACCTGCCCTACGGCATCGACTTCGCCGGCGGGCCGACCGGCCGCTTCTCCAACGGCTACACCATGGTCGACGCCATAG ctgAGCTTCTGGGGCTGCCCCTGCTGCCCTCGAACAACGAGGCCTCCAACGCCGACAGCGACGCCGGCGCGCTGCAGGGCGTGAACtacgcctccgccgccgccgggatCCTGGACAACACGGGCCAGAACTTCGTGGGGCGCATTCCGTTCAACCAGCAGATCAAGAACTTCCAGACGACGCTGAACCAGATCAAGGGGAAGCTGGGCGCCGGCAAGCTGGCCTCCTCCCTGGGCCGCAGCATCTTCTACGTGGGCATGGGCAGCAACGACTACCTCAACAACTACCTGATGCCCAACTACAACACCCGCAACGAGTACAACGGCGACCAGTACTCCACGCTCCTCGTGCAGCACTACACCAAGCAGCTCACC AGCCTGTACAACCTGGGGGCCCGGAGGTTCGTGATCGCGGGGGTGGGGTCGATGGCGTGCATCCCCAACATGCGCGCGCGGAACCCGACCAACATGTGCTCGCCGGACGTGGACGAGCTCATCGCGCCCTTCAACAGCAAGGTGAAGGGCATGGTGGACAGCCTGAACGCCAACCTCCCGCGCGCCAAGCTCATCTACATCGACAACTTCGAGATGATCTCCGAGGTGCTCCGGAGCCCCTTTAACTACGGCTTCAGCGTGGTGGACCGCGGGTGCTGCGGGATCGGCCGGAACCGCGGGGTCATCACCTGCCTGCCCTTCCTCCGCCCCTGCCCCAACCGCAACACCTACATCTTCTGGGACGCCTTCCACCCCACCGAGAGGGTCAACGTGCTCCTCGGCAAGGCCGCATACTCCGGCGGCACCGACCTCGCTTACCCCATGAACATCCAGCAGCTCGCCGCGTGGCAGCCGTAG